One region of Sulfuricurvum sp. IAE1 genomic DNA includes:
- a CDS encoding lytic transglycosylase domain-containing protein → MIRYLFLLSLVVLLPLGAAAIPAEKIDVSLAALGSEEQLSDSKTLALLLERYSPSVSILHRRYRATAAEHRRIEEAFAEAGIPPYFSLIPYCESKFDPDARGYGTAGLWQFTRQSARNFGLTVQKGNDERLDTQRSTQAAIRYIKSLKRQFGSWYLVDFAYGMGEGKLQQLIRRNGSKKLSVLLKDPHFPSGTKAHFAKTLLLQARIAAAKEEKN, encoded by the coding sequence ATGATACGTTATTTATTTTTATTATCGCTTGTCGTACTGCTCCCGCTGGGGGCGGCGGCAATACCCGCCGAAAAGATCGATGTATCGCTTGCGGCGCTGGGAAGCGAGGAACAGCTCTCCGATTCAAAAACCCTGGCCCTGTTGCTCGAACGGTATTCACCCTCCGTTTCGATCCTCCACCGCCGATACCGCGCCACCGCCGCCGAACACCGCCGAATCGAAGAGGCGTTTGCGGAAGCGGGAATTCCGCCCTATTTTTCGCTGATCCCCTACTGCGAATCCAAATTCGATCCCGATGCCCGCGGGTACGGCACTGCCGGGTTGTGGCAGTTCACCCGCCAGAGCGCACGCAATTTCGGCCTCACCGTCCAAAAAGGGAATGACGAACGCCTTGATACGCAGCGCTCGACGCAGGCCGCGATACGTTACATCAAAAGCCTCAAACGCCAGTTCGGAAGCTGGTATCTGGTCGATTTCGCCTACGGGATGGGAGAAGGAAAACTGCAACAGCTGATTCGGCGCAACGGGAGTAAAAAACTCTCGGTTCTTCTCAAAGATCCCCATTTCCCTTCGGGAACCAAAGCCCATTTTGCCAAAACGCTGCTCCTGCAGGCGCGTATTGCCGCCGCAAAAGAAGAAAAAAACTAA